From one Streptococcus oralis genomic stretch:
- the ezrA gene encoding septation ring formation regulator EzrA produces MSNGQLIYLMVAIAVILILAYVTAIFLRKRNVSRLTALEERKEELYNLPVNDEVEAVKNMHLIGQSQVTFREWNQKWVDLSLNSFADIENHLFEAESYNNSFRFFKATHKIDQIESQIGLIEEDIAAIRNALSELEKQESKNSGRVLHALDLFESLQHTVAEDSEKYGKALPEIEKQLENIQSEFSQFVTLNSSGDPVEAAAILDSTENHILALTHIVERIPALVETLTKELPDQLADLEEGYRKLLDANYHFTETDIESRFQLLHESLKNNQENIRQLELDNAEYENNRIQEEINALYDIFTREIAAQKVVESLLATLPTYLNHLKENNQVLVQDLERLTKTYLLPESDGNHVRRLQAELAALDTAILEVTEDQGEPTQAFSVLEEQLEMLQSNLKDIEDEQISVSERLAQIEKDDLNARQKANVYVNRLHTIKRYMEKRNLPGIPQSFLKLFFTASHNTEDLMAELEQPQVNIESVKRILEVATNDMEALETETYDIVQYATLTEQLLQYSNRYRSFDERIQEAFNEALEIFEKEFDYQASFEKISQALEVAEPGVTNRFVTSYEKTRETIRF; encoded by the coding sequence ATGTCTAATGGACAACTAATTTATCTAATGGTTGCAATTGCAGTCATTCTGATCTTAGCTTATGTAACAGCTATCTTTTTACGTAAGCGTAATGTAAGCAGATTAACGGCCCTTGAAGAAAGAAAAGAAGAACTCTACAACCTTCCTGTAAATGATGAGGTTGAGGCCGTTAAAAACATGCACTTGATTGGTCAAAGTCAGGTGACCTTCCGTGAATGGAATCAAAAATGGGTTGATTTATCTCTGAACTCATTTGCTGATATCGAAAATCACCTCTTTGAAGCTGAAAGCTACAATAATTCTTTCCGTTTCTTTAAGGCAACACACAAGATTGATCAGATTGAGAGCCAAATCGGCTTGATTGAAGAAGACATTGCTGCTATTCGCAATGCTCTCTCAGAACTTGAAAAGCAAGAATCTAAGAATAGTGGCCGTGTCCTTCATGCCTTGGACTTGTTTGAATCCCTTCAACATACCGTTGCAGAAGATTCAGAGAAGTATGGTAAGGCCCTTCCTGAGATTGAGAAGCAATTGGAAAACATCCAATCTGAATTCTCTCAATTTGTTACCCTAAATTCATCAGGTGACCCGGTTGAAGCTGCAGCAATTCTTGATTCAACTGAAAATCATATTCTTGCTTTGACACACATCGTTGAGCGAATTCCAGCTCTTGTTGAAACCTTGACAAAGGAATTGCCAGACCAATTGGCAGATTTGGAAGAAGGCTATCGCAAGCTGTTGGATGCCAACTACCACTTTACAGAAACAGATATCGAGTCTCGTTTCCAACTTTTGCATGAATCTCTGAAAAATAATCAAGAAAATATTCGTCAGTTGGAATTGGACAATGCAGAGTATGAAAATAATCGCATCCAAGAAGAAATCAACGCACTTTATGATATCTTCACTCGTGAAATTGCAGCTCAAAAAGTGGTTGAAAGTCTTCTTGCTACATTACCAACTTATCTCAACCACTTGAAAGAAAATAATCAGGTGCTTGTTCAGGACCTTGAACGCTTGACTAAAACCTACCTTCTTCCTGAAAGTGATGGCAATCATGTTCGTCGTCTTCAAGCAGAATTGGCTGCACTTGATACAGCTATCTTAGAGGTAACAGAAGACCAAGGCGAGCCAACTCAAGCCTTCTCTGTTCTTGAAGAACAGTTGGAAATGCTTCAAAGCAACCTCAAGGATATAGAGGATGAGCAAATCTCTGTTAGCGAACGACTTGCGCAAATTGAAAAAGACGACCTCAATGCTCGCCAAAAAGCAAATGTCTATGTGAACCGTTTGCATACTATCAAACGTTACATGGAGAAGAGAAACTTGCCAGGTATTCCTCAAAGTTTCTTGAAACTTTTCTTTACTGCAAGTCATAACACAGAAGATTTGATGGCAGAGTTAGAACAACCACAAGTGAATATTGAATCGGTTAAACGAATTCTTGAAGTCGCAACAAATGATATGGAAGCACTTGAAACAGAAACCTATGATATCGTTCAATATGCAACCTTGACTGAACAACTACTCCAATACTCAAACCGTTACCGTTCATTTGATGAGCGTATCCAAGAGGCCTTCAACGAAGCGCTTGAAATTTTTGAAAAAGAGTTTGACTACCAGGCGTCATTTGAAAAAATTTCACAAGCCTTGGAAGTTGCTGAACCAGGAGTCACAAACCGTTTTGTAACTTCATATGAGAAAACACGTGAAACGATTCGTTTCTAA
- the gyrB gene encoding DNA topoisomerase (ATP-hydrolyzing) subunit B — protein MTEEIKNQQAQDYDASQIQVLEGLEAVRMRPGMYIGSTSKEGLHHLVWEIVDNSIDEALAGFASHIQVFIEPDNSITVVDDGRGIPVDIQEKTGRPAVETVFTVLHAGGKFGGGGYKVSGGLHGVGSSVVNALSTQLDVHVHKNGKIHYQEYRRGHVVADLEVVGDTDKTGTTVHFTPDPEIFTETTTFDFEKLNKRIQELAFLNRGLQISITDKREGLEQTKHYHYEGGIASYVEYINENKDVIFDTPIYTDGEMDDITVEVAMQYTTGYHENVMSFANNIHTHEGGTHEQGFRTALTRVINDYARKNKLLKDNEDNLTGEDVREGLTAVISVKHPNPQFEGQTKTKLGNSEVVKITNRLFSDAFSDFLMENPQIAKRIVEKGILAAKARVAAKRAREVTRKKSGLEISNLPGKLADCSSNNPAETELFIVEGDSAGGSAKSGRNREFQAILPIRGKILNVEKASMDKILANEEIRSLFTAMGTGFGAEIDVTKARYQKLVLMTDADVDGAHIRTLLLTLIYRYMKPILEAGYVYIAQPPIYGVKVGSEIKEYIQPGADQEIKLQEALARHSEGRSKPTIQRYKGLGEMDDHQLWETTMDPEHRLMARVSVDDAAEADKIFDMLMGDRVEPRREFIEENAVYSTLDV, from the coding sequence ATGACAGAAGAAATCAAAAATCAACAGGCACAGGATTATGATGCCAGTCAAATTCAAGTTTTGGAGGGACTTGAAGCTGTTCGTATGCGTCCAGGTATGTATATTGGATCGACTTCAAAAGAAGGTCTTCACCATCTAGTATGGGAAATCGTTGATAACTCAATTGACGAAGCCCTAGCTGGATTTGCCAGTCACATCCAAGTCTTTATAGAGCCTGATAATTCCATCACCGTTGTGGATGATGGGCGTGGAATTCCTGTTGATATTCAGGAAAAAACAGGACGTCCCGCTGTTGAGACCGTCTTTACAGTTCTTCACGCTGGAGGAAAATTCGGCGGTGGCGGATACAAGGTTTCAGGTGGATTGCACGGTGTAGGTTCATCAGTAGTAAACGCTCTTTCAACTCAACTAGATGTTCATGTCCATAAAAACGGTAAGATTCATTACCAAGAATACCGTCGTGGTCATGTTGTTGCTGATCTTGAGGTGGTTGGAGATACGGATAAAACGGGAACAACAGTTCACTTCACACCAGATCCAGAGATTTTTACAGAAACAACAACTTTTGACTTTGAAAAATTAAACAAACGTATTCAAGAACTAGCCTTTTTGAACCGAGGTCTTCAAATCTCCATCACAGATAAGCGTGAAGGTCTCGAACAGACTAAACATTACCACTATGAGGGTGGGATTGCTAGCTACGTTGAATATATCAACGAGAACAAGGATGTTATCTTTGATACACCAATCTACACAGACGGTGAGATGGATGATATCACAGTTGAAGTAGCCATGCAGTACACAACCGGTTACCACGAAAACGTCATGAGTTTCGCCAATAACATTCACACCCATGAAGGTGGTACGCATGAGCAAGGTTTCCGTACAGCGCTGACACGTGTTATCAATGATTATGCTCGCAAGAATAAACTGCTAAAAGACAATGAAGATAACCTAACAGGGGAAGATGTCCGTGAAGGCTTGACTGCAGTTATCTCAGTTAAGCATCCAAACCCGCAGTTTGAAGGACAAACCAAGACCAAACTGGGGAATAGTGAAGTAGTCAAGATTACCAATCGCCTCTTCAGCGATGCCTTCTCTGATTTCCTCATGGAAAATCCACAGATCGCCAAGCGTATCGTGGAAAAAGGGATTTTGGCTGCCAAGGCTCGTGTAGCTGCCAAGCGTGCGCGTGAAGTCACTCGCAAGAAATCTGGTTTGGAAATTTCCAATTTGCCAGGAAAACTAGCAGACTGTTCTTCAAACAACCCAGCTGAAACCGAACTCTTCATCGTTGAAGGAGACTCAGCTGGTGGATCAGCCAAATCTGGTCGTAACCGTGAGTTTCAGGCTATCCTTCCAATTCGTGGTAAGATCTTGAACGTTGAAAAAGCTAGCATGGATAAAATCCTTGCCAACGAAGAAATTCGAAGCCTTTTCACAGCCATGGGAACAGGATTTGGTGCAGAAATTGATGTCACTAAGGCTCGTTACCAAAAACTCGTTTTGATGACCGATGCCGATGTTGATGGAGCCCACATTCGAACACTCCTGCTAACCTTGATTTATCGCTATATGAAACCAATCTTAGAGGCTGGTTATGTCTACATTGCCCAACCACCGATTTATGGGGTTAAAGTTGGAAGTGAGATTAAAGAATACATTCAACCTGGTGCAGATCAAGAAATTAAACTCCAAGAAGCCTTAGCACGTCACAGTGAAGGGCGTTCAAAACCAACCATCCAACGTTATAAAGGTTTGGGAGAAATGGATGACCACCAATTGTGGGAAACAACCATGGATCCTGAACATCGCTTGATGGCGCGTGTTTCGGTAGATGATGCTGCCGAAGCAGATAAAATCTTTGATATGTTGATGGGAGATCGAGTAGAACCTCGTCGCGAATTTATCGAAGAAAACGCTGTTTACAGTACACTTGACGTCTAA
- a CDS encoding HAD-IA family hydrolase, whose protein sequence is MKYHDYIWDLGGTLLDNYETSTAAFVETLAQYGIEQEHDRVYEALKVSTAFAIEKFAPDIEDFLENYKENEARELEHPVLFEGIPELLKDISDKGGRHFLVSHRNDQVLELLAKTQIANYFTEVVTASSGFKRKPDPESMIYLRDKYHITSGLVIGDRNIDVEAGKAAGLDAYLFNNVATLRQAIDM, encoded by the coding sequence ATGAAATATCACGACTATATATGGGATTTAGGTGGTACCCTATTGGATAATTATGAGACTTCTACTGCAGCCTTTGTAGAAACCTTAGCCCAATATGGAATAGAGCAAGAACACGACCGTGTCTACGAAGCTTTGAAGGTTTCGACAGCTTTTGCCATCGAGAAGTTTGCACCAGATATCGAGGATTTTTTAGAGAACTACAAAGAAAATGAAGCGCGTGAGCTAGAACATCCAGTTTTGTTTGAGGGAATTCCAGAATTACTCAAAGACATTTCGGACAAGGGTGGCCGCCATTTCTTGGTTTCTCATCGAAATGACCAAGTTCTAGAACTTCTTGCTAAGACCCAGATAGCGAACTACTTCACCGAGGTGGTGACTGCCAGTTCTGGCTTTAAACGGAAACCAGATCCTGAGTCCATGATTTATTTACGTGATAAATATCATATTACATCTGGTTTGGTCATTGGTGACAGAAATATTGATGTAGAAGCAGGTAAAGCTGCTGGCTTAGATGCCTATCTTTTTAATAACGTTGCGACATTGAGACAAGCAATAGACATGTAA
- a CDS encoding glycoside hydrolase family 70 protein: MMEKKIHYKMHKVKKNWVAIALTTLALIVAPKVLGLEPGVVHADDVKQVVVQEPATAQTSGPGQQTPAQANVASEKEAEKATPADKVTGDVAASEKPAKPAENTEATVQTNAQEPAKPADTKEASTEKAAVAEEVKAANAITETPKTEVAEQNKQAGPTTAQDQEGDKREKSAVEDKIVANPKVAKKDRLPEPAQKQGAVAERMVADQAQPAPVNADHDDDVLSHIKTIDGKNYYVQDDGTVKKNFAVELNGRILYFDAETGALVDSNEYQFQQGTSSLNNEFSQKNAFYGTTDKDIETVDGYLTADSWYRPKFILKDGKTWTASTETDLRPLLMAWWPDKRTQINYLNYMNQQGLGAGAFENKVEQALLTGASQQVQRKIEEKIGKEGDTKWLRTLMGAFVKTQPNWNIKSESETTGTKKDHLQGGALLYTNNEKSSHADSKFRLLNRTPTSQTGTPKYFIDKSNGGYEFLLSSDFDNSNPAVQAEQLNWLHFMMNFGSIVANDPTANFDGVRVDAVDNVNADLLQIASDYFKSRYKVGESEEEAIKHLSILEAWSDNDPDYNKDTKGAQLAIDNKLRLSLLYSFMRNLSIRSGVEPTITNSLNDRSSEKKNGERMANYIFVRAHDSEVQTVIADIIRENINPNTDGLTFTMDELKQAFKIYNEDMRKADKKYTQFNIPTAHALMLSNKDSITRVYYGDLYTDDGQYMEKKSPYHDAIDALLRARIKYVAGGQDMKVTYMGVPREADKWSYNGILTSVRYGTGANEATDEGTAETRTQGMAVIASNNPNLKLNAWDKLQVNMGAAHKNQYYRPVLLTTKDGISRYLTDEEVPQSLWKKTDANGILTFDMNDIAGYSNVQVSGYLAVWVPVGAKADQDARTTASKKKNASGQVYESSAALDSQLIYEGFSNFQDFATRDDQYTNKVIAKNVNLFKEWGVTSFELPPQYVSSQDGTFLDSIIQNGYAFEDRYDMAMSKNNKYGSLKDLLNALRALHSVNIQAIADWVPDQIYNLPGKEVVTATRVNNYGTYREGAEIKEKLYVANSKTNGTDFQGKYGGAFLDELKAKYPEIFERVQISNGQKMTTDEKITKWSAKYFNGTNILGRGAYYVLKDWASNDYLTNKNGEIVLPKQLVNKNAYTGFVSDANGTKFYSTSGYQAKNSFIQDENGNWYYFDKRGYLVTGAHEIDGKHVYFLKNGIQLRDSIREDENGNQYYYDQTGAQVLNRYYTTDGENWRYFDAKGVMARGLVKIGDGQQFFDENGYQVKGKIVSAKDGKLRYFDKDSGNAVINRFAQGDNPSDWYYFGADGVAVTGLQKIGQQTLYFDQDGKQVKGKIVTLSDKSIRYFDANSGEMAVGKFAEGAKNEWYYFDQTGKAVTGLQKIGKQTLYFDQDGKQVKGKVVTLADKSIRYFDANSGEMAVGKFAEGAKNEWYYFDQTGKAVTGLQKIGKQTLYFDQDGKQVKGKIVTLSDKSIRYFDANSGEMATNKFVEGSQNEWYYFDQAGKAVTGLQQVGQQTLYFTQDGKQVKGKVVDVNGVSRYFDVNSGDMARSKWIQLEDGSWMYFDRDGRGQNFGRN, from the coding sequence ATGATGGAGAAAAAGATTCATTATAAGATGCATAAAGTTAAGAAAAACTGGGTAGCCATTGCTTTGACTACCTTGGCCCTTATTGTAGCACCAAAGGTACTTGGTCTAGAACCAGGCGTTGTCCATGCGGATGATGTAAAGCAGGTTGTGGTTCAAGAACCTGCTACAGCTCAGACTAGTGGTCCGGGTCAGCAAACTCCAGCCCAAGCTAACGTAGCTTCTGAGAAAGAAGCAGAAAAAGCAACCCCTGCAGACAAGGTGACAGGCGATGTTGCTGCTAGTGAAAAACCTGCTAAACCAGCAGAAAATACGGAAGCAACAGTTCAAACCAATGCTCAAGAGCCTGCTAAACCAGCAGATACGAAAGAAGCATCTACAGAAAAGGCTGCTGTTGCAGAAGAAGTTAAAGCTGCTAATGCAATCACAGAAACTCCTAAAACAGAAGTAGCAGAGCAGAATAAACAAGCAGGGCCAACAACTGCCCAAGACCAAGAAGGCGACAAACGAGAAAAATCGGCTGTTGAAGACAAGATTGTTGCAAATCCAAAGGTTGCAAAGAAAGATCGCTTGCCCGAACCTGCTCAAAAACAAGGAGCAGTAGCTGAAAGAATGGTGGCAGATCAGGCTCAACCTGCACCTGTAAATGCTGACCATGATGATGATGTCCTATCTCATATTAAGACCATTGATGGTAAAAATTACTATGTTCAGGACGATGGTACAGTTAAAAAGAACTTTGCAGTTGAACTTAATGGTAGAATACTTTATTTTGATGCAGAAACTGGTGCCTTAGTTGATTCAAATGAATATCAGTTCCAACAAGGAACCAGCAGTCTCAATAATGAATTCTCCCAAAAGAATGCTTTCTATGGTACGACTGACAAGGATATTGAAACTGTAGACGGTTATTTGACAGCAGATAGCTGGTATCGTCCAAAGTTCATCTTAAAAGATGGAAAAACATGGACGGCTTCGACAGAAACAGACTTACGTCCTCTTTTGATGGCTTGGTGGCCTGATAAACGTACTCAGATTAATTACCTCAACTATATGAACCAGCAAGGTCTGGGAGCAGGTGCTTTTGAAAACAAAGTTGAACAAGCTCTCCTGACAGGAGCTTCTCAGCAGGTTCAGCGCAAAATTGAGGAAAAAATTGGTAAAGAAGGCGATACCAAATGGTTGAGAACGCTGATGGGTGCCTTTGTCAAAACCCAGCCAAACTGGAATATCAAGTCAGAGTCTGAAACAACTGGTACTAAAAAGGACCACTTGCAGGGTGGAGCTTTGCTTTATACTAATAATGAGAAGAGCTCTCATGCTGACTCTAAGTTCCGTCTGCTTAACCGTACCCCTACTAGTCAAACAGGTACACCTAAGTACTTCATTGACAAGTCAAACGGTGGTTATGAGTTCTTGCTCTCTAGCGACTTTGACAATTCTAATCCAGCTGTTCAGGCCGAACAACTCAACTGGTTGCATTTTATGATGAACTTTGGAAGCATCGTAGCCAATGATCCGACTGCTAATTTTGATGGAGTTCGTGTCGATGCGGTGGACAATGTCAACGCAGACTTGCTCCAAATCGCATCTGACTACTTCAAGTCTCGCTACAAGGTTGGAGAAAGTGAAGAAGAAGCTATTAAGCATTTGTCTATCTTGGAAGCTTGGTCTGATAACGATCCTGACTACAACAAAGATACTAAGGGTGCTCAACTAGCAATTGACAACAAGCTACGCTTGTCCTTGCTTTATTCATTCATGCGTAATCTATCTATCCGTAGCGGAGTAGAGCCAACGATTACAAATAGTCTAAATGACCGTTCTTCTGAAAAGAAAAATGGCGAACGAATGGCTAACTATATCTTTGTTCGGGCTCATGATAGTGAAGTACAAACTGTTATTGCCGACATCATTCGAGAAAATATCAATCCAAATACGGATGGTTTGACCTTTACCATGGATGAACTCAAGCAAGCCTTCAAGATCTACAACGAAGATATGCGCAAGGCGGACAAGAAATATACGCAGTTCAACATCCCAACTGCTCATGCTCTCATGCTCTCCAATAAAGACTCTATCACTCGGGTCTACTATGGTGATCTCTATACCGATGATGGTCAATACATGGAGAAAAAATCTCCTTACCACGACGCTATCGATGCCTTGTTGCGTGCTCGTATTAAGTATGTAGCAGGTGGACAAGACATGAAAGTCACTTATATGGGTGTACCTCGTGAGGCTGATAAATGGTCTTACAATGGTATTTTGACTTCTGTGCGCTACGGTACGGGTGCTAATGAAGCAACAGATGAAGGAACAGCAGAAACTCGTACTCAAGGGATGGCTGTTATTGCTTCAAACAACCCTAACCTCAAGTTAAATGCGTGGGATAAACTGCAAGTCAATATGGGAGCAGCCCATAAGAATCAATACTATCGCCCTGTGCTTTTGACGACCAAAGATGGTATTTCCCGCTATCTAACTGACGAAGAAGTGCCGCAATCGCTCTGGAAGAAGACAGATGCTAATGGTATTTTAACCTTTGATATGAATGATATTGCAGGCTACAGCAATGTACAGGTTTCTGGATATCTGGCTGTTTGGGTACCAGTTGGCGCTAAGGCAGATCAGGATGCTCGTACAACAGCAAGCAAGAAGAAAAATGCCAGTGGTCAGGTTTACGAATCTAGCGCAGCCCTTGATTCTCAGTTGATTTACGAAGGATTTTCTAACTTCCAGGACTTTGCAACACGCGATGACCAATATACCAATAAAGTCATTGCTAAAAATGTCAACCTCTTCAAGGAATGGGGAGTAACTTCATTTGAGCTACCACCTCAGTATGTATCTAGCCAAGACGGTACTTTCTTAGATTCTATCATTCAGAATGGTTATGCCTTTGAAGACCGCTACGATATGGCCATGAGTAAGAACAATAAATATGGTTCTTTAAAAGATTTGCTCAATGCTCTCCGTGCGCTTCACAGTGTCAATATCCAAGCCATCGCGGACTGGGTACCAGATCAAATCTATAACCTACCAGGTAAGGAAGTAGTAACAGCAACACGTGTCAACAACTATGGAACCTACCGTGAAGGCGCAGAAATTAAGGAAAAACTCTATGTAGCTAATAGTAAGACCAATGGGACTGATTTCCAAGGTAAGTACGGTGGAGCCTTCTTGGATGAGCTTAAAGCTAAATATCCAGAAATCTTTGAACGAGTACAGATTTCCAATGGTCAAAAAATGACAACAGATGAGAAGATTACCAAGTGGTCGGCTAAGTACTTCAATGGTACCAATATCTTAGGTCGTGGTGCTTACTATGTTCTTAAAGACTGGGCTAGCAACGACTACCTCACTAACAAAAATGGCGAGATCGTATTGCCTAAGCAATTAGTTAATAAGAATGCTTACACAGGATTTGTTAGTGATGCCAATGGTACTAAGTTCTATTCAACTAGTGGTTATCAAGCTAAAAATTCCTTTATCCAAGATGAAAATGGAAATTGGTATTACTTCGATAAACGAGGTTATCTTGTAACAGGTGCTCATGAAATTGATGGCAAGCACGTTTATTTCTTGAAGAATGGTATTCAACTTCGTGATTCTATCCGTGAAGATGAAAATGGTAATCAGTACTACTATGATCAAACTGGTGCCCAAGTTCTCAACCGTTACTACACTACTGATGGTGAAAACTGGCGTTACTTTGATGCCAAGGGCGTTATGGCTCGAGGTCTTGTCAAGATAGGAGATGGACAGCAATTCTTTGATGAAAACGGCTATCAGGTTAAGGGCAAGATTGTGAGTGCTAAGGATGGCAAACTTCGTTACTTTGACAAGGATTCAGGAAATGCTGTTATCAATCGTTTTGCTCAGGGTGATAACCCAAGTGATTGGTACTATTTTGGAGCAGATGGAGTTGCTGTGACAGGTCTTCAAAAGATTGGTCAACAAACACTTTACTTTGACCAAGATGGCAAGCAAGTCAAGGGTAAAATCGTGACACTTTCAGATAAGAGTATCCGTTATTTTGATGCTAACTCAGGAGAAATGGCAGTCGGCAAGTTTGCAGAAGGTGCCAAGAACGAATGGTATTACTTTGACCAAACTGGAAAAGCAGTGACAGGTCTTCAAAAGATTGGCAAACAAACACTTTACTTTGACCAAGATGGCAAGCAAGTCAAGGGGAAAGTAGTAACTTTAGCTGATAAATCCATCCGTTACTTTGATGCTAACTCAGGAGAAATGGCAGTTGGCAAGTTTGCAGAAGGTGCCAAGAACGAATGGTATTACTTTGACCAAACTGGAAAAGCAGTGACAGGCCTTCAAAAGATTGGCAAACAAACACTTTACTTTGACCAAGATGGCAAGCAAGTCAAGGGTAAAATCGTGACACTTTCAGATAAGAGTATCCGTTACTTTGATGCTAACTCAGGAGAGATGGCAACCAACAAGTTTGTCGAAGGTTCCCAAAATGAGTGGTACTATTTTGACCAAGCTGGAAAAGCAGTGACAGGCTTGCAGCAGGTTGGTCAACAGACTCTCTATTTCACGCAAGACGGCAAGCAAGTCAAAGGAAAAGTTGTTGATGTGAATGGGGTTAGTCGATATTTCGATGTCAATTCAGGAGATATGGCTCGAAGCAAATGGATTCAACTTGAAGATGGAAGTTGGATGTATTTTGACCGCGATGGTAGAGGTCAAAACTTCGGAAGAAACTAA
- a CDS encoding helix-turn-helix domain-containing protein, translating into MLKAFGKIFKVIRESKKMSLKEVAAGDISVAQLSRFERGVNGITLDSFYCCLKNMAVSLEEFQYVYHNYIDSDDVLFSKKVADAYQENNVVKLQNILSSSEALTEQFPEKKNYKLNTIIVRALLSSCCSDFQISKKDIEFLTDHLFSVEEWGRYELWLFTNSVDLMTLETLETFASEMINRTQFYNNLPENRRRIIKMLLNVISVCIEGNHLLVAMRFLNYLDHSKIPETDLYDRTLIKYHRALYAYKVGNTNALSDIEQCLSFFEFLDSFGVAQKLKEQFERICLS; encoded by the coding sequence ATGTTGAAAGCATTTGGAAAAATATTCAAAGTCATTAGAGAATCAAAAAAAATGTCCCTGAAAGAGGTAGCTGCTGGTGATATTTCCGTAGCTCAGCTATCCCGTTTTGAACGGGGAGTTAATGGGATCACACTTGATTCTTTTTATTGCTGTTTAAAAAATATGGCCGTTTCCCTAGAGGAGTTTCAGTATGTTTACCATAATTACATTGATTCAGATGATGTGCTGTTTTCAAAAAAAGTAGCTGATGCATATCAGGAAAACAATGTTGTCAAGCTCCAAAATATTTTGTCAAGCTCAGAAGCTTTGACCGAACAGTTTCCTGAGAAGAAAAACTATAAACTCAATACGATCATTGTCAGAGCTCTTCTGTCTTCCTGTTGCTCAGATTTTCAGATTAGCAAGAAGGATATAGAATTCCTGACGGATCATCTCTTTTCTGTTGAGGAGTGGGGACGTTATGAACTCTGGCTTTTTACAAACAGTGTTGATTTGATGACCTTGGAAACGTTGGAAACCTTCGCTAGTGAGATGATCAATCGTACCCAGTTTTATAACAACCTACCTGAAAATCGCCGCCGTATTATCAAGATGCTACTTAATGTCATTAGCGTCTGTATAGAAGGAAACCATCTGCTAGTTGCTATGAGGTTTCTCAATTATCTCGACCACTCTAAAATCCCTGAAACAGATCTATATGATCGAACGCTGATTAAGTATCATAGGGCTCTGTATGCCTATAAGGTCGGGAATACTAATGCTCTCAGTGATATCGAGCAATGCCTATCTTTTTTTGAATTTTTAGATTCCTTTGGTGTTGCCCAAAAGCTTAAAGAACAGTTTGAAAGAATTTGCCTTTCATAG
- a CDS encoding DJ-1 family glyoxalase III — protein sequence MATVAVILAQGFEEIEALTVVDVLRRANISCDMVGFEEQVTGSHDIQVKADRIFDGDLSDYDLVVLPGGMPGSAHLRDNQALISQIKAFNQAGKKIAAICAAPIALHQAGVLKDKHFTCYDGVQEQITDGIYQKQTVVVDGNLTTSRGPSTALAFAYELVEQLGGDAESLRDGMLYRDVFGNQQ from the coding sequence ATGGCAACAGTAGCAGTTATTTTAGCCCAGGGTTTTGAAGAAATTGAAGCCTTGACAGTAGTCGATGTCTTGCGTCGAGCAAACATTTCTTGTGATATGGTAGGATTTGAAGAGCAGGTGACAGGGTCACATGACATTCAGGTAAAAGCTGACCGTATCTTTGATGGTGATTTGTCCGACTATGACTTGGTAGTTCTTCCAGGTGGTATGCCAGGCTCAGCTCACCTACGAGATAATCAAGCGCTCATTTCACAGATTAAAGCCTTTAACCAAGCAGGAAAGAAAATTGCTGCCATCTGTGCAGCCCCAATCGCTCTTCATCAAGCAGGTGTCCTGAAAGACAAGCACTTTACTTGTTATGACGGAGTTCAGGAGCAAATTACTGACGGAATTTATCAAAAGCAAACAGTAGTTGTGGATGGCAATCTAACAACTAGCCGAGGACCGTCAACCGCACTTGCCTTTGCCTATGAATTGGTAGAGCAATTAGGAGGAGATGCTGAAAGTTTACGAGACGGCATGCTCTATCGAGATGTCTTTGGAAATCAACAGTAA